A genomic stretch from Sinorhizobium terangae includes:
- the glgB gene encoding 1,4-alpha-glucan branching protein GlgB — MTDSPGKDPAPDPSGVLPAADIAAILSGTHDNPFAVLGVHAAGKDYVARCFIPGAEAVTAETLSGKEIGTLNRRDDAGFFEGVVSLRKEQPVRYRAVNSGGEWVIVDPYSFGPVLGPMDDYYIREGSHLRLFDKMGAHPILHDGAEGFHFAVWAPNARRVSVVGSFNDWDGRRHVMRLRADTGIWEIFIPGIPAGAPYKYEILDSEGTLLPLKADPFARRSELRPDTASMTTGEIAQIWEDEAHRRHWAEVDPRRQPISIYEVHAGSWQRRDNGEMLSWDELADRLIPYCVDMGFTHIEFLPISEFPFDPSWGYQTTGLYAPTARFGEPEGFARFVNGCHKVGIGVILDWVPAHFPTDEHGLRWFDGTALYEHADPRQGFHPDWNTAIYNFGRQEVLAYLVNNALYWAEKFHVDGLRVDAVASMLYLDYSRKYGEWVPNEYGGNENLEAVRFLQTMNTRLYGIHQGVLTIAEESTSWPKVSHPVHAGGLGFGFKWNMGFMHDTLQYLSRESVHRKFHHNDMTFGLLYAFSENFVLPLSHDEVVHGKGSLIAKMAGDDWQKFANLRAYYAFMWGYPGKKLLFMGQEFAQWREWSEDRALDWNLLEYNMHEGMRRLIRDLNGTYRSKAALHARDCEGEGFEWLIADDRDNSVFAWLRKAPGQKLVAVVTNFTPVYRDHYDVPLPIAGRWREILNTDAEIYGGSGKGNGGAVYAETKSNGETIATITLPPLATLMLEQD; from the coding sequence GCTCAACCGGCGCGACGACGCCGGCTTCTTCGAGGGCGTCGTGTCGCTGCGCAAGGAGCAGCCCGTTCGTTATCGCGCCGTCAACAGCGGCGGTGAATGGGTCATCGTCGATCCCTATAGCTTCGGCCCCGTTCTCGGGCCGATGGACGACTACTATATTCGCGAGGGCTCGCATCTCAGGCTCTTCGACAAGATGGGCGCCCATCCGATCTTGCACGACGGCGCGGAAGGCTTCCACTTTGCCGTCTGGGCCCCGAACGCGCGACGGGTGTCGGTGGTCGGCAGTTTCAACGACTGGGATGGACGGCGGCACGTCATGCGCCTGCGCGCCGATACCGGCATTTGGGAGATATTCATTCCCGGTATCCCGGCTGGCGCGCCGTACAAATATGAAATCCTCGACAGCGAAGGGACGCTCCTGCCGCTGAAAGCGGATCCGTTCGCCCGCCGCTCGGAACTGCGCCCCGATACGGCTTCGATGACGACGGGCGAGATTGCGCAGATCTGGGAGGACGAAGCGCATCGCCGGCATTGGGCCGAGGTCGATCCGCGCCGGCAGCCGATCTCCATCTACGAGGTGCATGCCGGTTCCTGGCAGCGGCGCGACAATGGCGAGATGCTCTCCTGGGACGAGCTGGCGGACCGGCTCATTCCCTACTGCGTCGACATGGGCTTCACTCACATCGAGTTCCTGCCGATCTCCGAATTTCCGTTCGACCCATCCTGGGGCTATCAGACCACCGGCCTCTACGCCCCGACGGCCCGTTTCGGCGAACCGGAGGGTTTCGCCCGCTTCGTCAACGGCTGCCATAAGGTCGGCATCGGCGTCATCCTCGACTGGGTGCCGGCGCATTTCCCGACAGATGAGCACGGCCTGCGCTGGTTCGACGGCACTGCGCTCTACGAGCATGCGGACCCGCGCCAGGGATTTCATCCCGACTGGAACACGGCGATCTACAATTTCGGCCGCCAGGAGGTTCTCGCCTATCTCGTCAACAATGCCCTCTATTGGGCCGAGAAGTTCCACGTCGACGGTCTGAGGGTCGATGCGGTCGCGTCGATGCTCTATCTCGACTACTCGCGCAAGTACGGCGAGTGGGTGCCGAACGAATATGGCGGCAACGAAAACCTGGAAGCCGTCCGCTTTCTGCAGACGATGAACACCCGCCTCTACGGCATCCATCAAGGGGTGCTGACGATCGCCGAAGAGTCGACCTCTTGGCCGAAGGTTTCGCATCCGGTGCATGCGGGCGGTCTGGGCTTCGGCTTCAAGTGGAACATGGGCTTCATGCACGACACGCTGCAATATCTCTCGCGCGAATCCGTGCACCGGAAGTTCCACCACAACGACATGACCTTCGGGCTGCTTTACGCCTTCAGCGAGAATTTCGTGCTGCCGCTGTCACACGATGAGGTGGTGCACGGCAAGGGATCGCTGATCGCCAAGATGGCGGGCGACGACTGGCAGAAGTTCGCCAATCTCAGGGCCTATTACGCCTTCATGTGGGGCTATCCCGGCAAGAAACTGCTCTTCATGGGCCAGGAATTCGCCCAGTGGCGGGAATGGTCGGAGGATCGCGCGCTCGACTGGAACCTGCTCGAATACAATATGCACGAGGGAATGCGCCGCCTGATACGCGACCTGAACGGCACTTACCGCTCGAAGGCGGCGCTGCATGCGCGAGACTGCGAGGGCGAGGGTTTCGAGTGGCTGATCGCGGACGACCGGGACAATTCCGTCTTCGCTTGGCTCAGAAAGGCTCCGGGACAAAAACTCGTCGCGGTCGTCACTAATTTCACCCCGGTCTATCGCGACCACTATGACGTGCCGCTTCCCATCGCGGGGCGCTGGCGGGAGATCCTCAACACCGATGCGGAAATCTATGGAGGGAGTGGCAAGGGCAACGGCGGCGCCGTTTATGCCGAGACGAAATCGAACGGAGAGACGATCGCCACCATCACGCTGCCGCCTCTGGCGACGCTGATGCTGGAGCAGGACTAG